A genomic stretch from Methylorubrum extorquens includes:
- a CDS encoding putative dioxygenase/glyoxalase family protein (Evidence 3 : Putative function from multiple computational evidences; Product type e : enzyme), with protein sequence MSAHGIHHVTAFASDTARTIDFHTRVLGLRLVKKTVNFDDPGTYHLYFGDEAGAPGTILTFFPIAQAAPGRVGIGQVSETAFRVPRAAIGAWTHRFVSLNVSHEAPVTVFGETVLRFRDPDGMPLALVGVEGAEAEPAWTSEGIAPETAIRGFHGVTLLLRGAEATAAILTDVLGFTEAAREGSQIRLTSGAGLGGFVTLRAVGDFLPGRQGAGSVHHIAFRAADDAAQAAMTERLSDRHGLSVTEQRDRQYFRSVYFREPGGVLFEIATDAPGFAIDESVAELGTALKLPPFLEPHRGRIEAVLPKVA encoded by the coding sequence ATGAGCGCGCACGGCATCCACCACGTCACGGCGTTTGCGAGCGATACGGCCCGCACCATCGACTTCCACACCCGCGTACTCGGCCTGCGGCTGGTGAAGAAGACCGTCAACTTCGACGATCCCGGCACCTACCACCTTTATTTCGGCGACGAGGCGGGCGCGCCCGGCACGATCCTCACCTTCTTCCCGATCGCCCAGGCGGCCCCCGGCCGCGTCGGCATCGGGCAGGTGTCGGAGACCGCTTTCCGCGTGCCGCGCGCCGCGATTGGCGCCTGGACGCACCGCTTCGTGTCGCTGAACGTCTCGCACGAGGCGCCGGTAACGGTCTTCGGCGAGACGGTGCTGCGCTTCCGCGATCCCGACGGGATGCCGCTGGCGCTCGTCGGCGTCGAGGGGGCGGAGGCCGAGCCGGCCTGGACGTCCGAGGGCATCGCGCCGGAAACCGCGATTCGCGGCTTCCACGGCGTCACCCTGCTCCTGCGCGGGGCGGAGGCGACCGCTGCGATCCTCACGGACGTGCTCGGCTTTACGGAGGCCGCCCGCGAGGGCAGCCAGATCCGGCTGACGAGCGGGGCGGGCCTCGGCGGGTTCGTGACGCTTCGGGCGGTCGGCGATTTCCTGCCCGGCCGGCAGGGGGCGGGCTCGGTCCACCACATCGCCTTCCGTGCCGCCGACGACGCGGCGCAGGCGGCGATGACGGAGCGGCTGAGCGATCGGCACGGCCTGTCCGTGACCGAGCAGCGCGACCGGCAGTACTTCCGCTCGGTCTACTTCCGCGAACCGGGCGGCGTGCTGTTCGAGATCGCGACCGACGCGCCGGGCTTTGCCATCGACGAGTCGGTGGCGGAACTCGGGACCGCGCTGAAGCTGCCGCCCTTCCTCGAGCCGCATCGCGGGCGGATCGAGGCGGTGCTGCCGAAGGTCGCCTGA
- a CDS encoding transcriptional regulator, LysR family (Evidence 2b : Function from indirect experimental evidences (e.g. phenotypes); Product type r : regulator) gives MAKLPDFEAWAVFAVVADALSFARAADELGLSKATVSKAVARLEGRLGARLFHRTSRRLALTEAGRLAREDAAGLLAAGEAAEARALDANGVPRGRVRLAAPMSFGVAHVAPVLPEFLAAHAQVSVDLHLSDALVDLVGGGFDLGLRIAALPDSSLRVRRLCGVRRSLVATPAYLARYGPPQHPEDLKARACLGYAYLPTPDRWPFTNAAGETVTIVPEGPLRANNADALVPALRAGLGLAVQPDFTIWEDLKSGRLERVMPDWQPPPIALNLVMPPGLPRPARVSALIAFLERAFSTAPWAQEEASPQIDVR, from the coding sequence ATGGCAAAACTTCCCGATTTCGAGGCCTGGGCCGTGTTCGCGGTGGTGGCCGACGCCCTCTCCTTCGCCCGGGCGGCCGACGAACTCGGGCTGTCGAAGGCGACCGTCTCGAAGGCGGTCGCGCGCTTGGAGGGACGCCTCGGCGCGCGTCTGTTCCACCGCACCTCCCGCCGCCTCGCGCTGACCGAAGCCGGCCGTCTGGCGCGTGAGGACGCGGCGGGGCTGCTGGCCGCGGGCGAGGCGGCGGAGGCCCGCGCGCTCGACGCCAACGGCGTTCCGCGGGGGCGGGTGCGGCTCGCAGCCCCCATGTCGTTCGGGGTCGCCCATGTTGCGCCGGTGCTGCCAGAATTCCTGGCCGCGCACGCGCAAGTCTCGGTCGATCTGCACCTGTCCGACGCGCTGGTCGATCTCGTCGGCGGCGGGTTCGATCTCGGCCTGCGGATCGCCGCTTTGCCCGATTCTTCGCTCCGGGTGCGGCGGCTCTGCGGGGTGCGCCGCTCGCTCGTGGCGACGCCCGCTTATCTGGCGCGCTACGGGCCACCGCAGCATCCGGAGGATCTGAAGGCGCGCGCCTGCCTCGGCTACGCCTACCTGCCGACGCCGGACCGCTGGCCCTTCACCAACGCGGCCGGCGAAACCGTCACGATCGTGCCCGAAGGCCCGCTGCGGGCCAACAATGCCGACGCCCTGGTGCCGGCCCTGCGCGCCGGGCTCGGCCTCGCGGTGCAACCGGATTTCACGATCTGGGAGGATCTGAAGTCGGGCCGCCTGGAGCGGGTGATGCCGGACTGGCAGCCGCCGCCGATCGCCCTCAACCTCGTGATGCCGCCCGGTCTGCCGCGCCCGGCGCGGGTCTCGGCGCTGATCGCCTTCCTGGAACGGGCCTTCTCCACCGCGCCCTGGGCGCAGGAGGAGGCTTCGCCTCAGATCGATGTGCGTTGA
- a CDS encoding protein of unknown function (Evidence 5 : Unknown function): MLEPFRAILDGEEMPPPGSAAPSEEELTRALQVMLKSQCIYAATTGIGRSYELARHYAPFFRDYFACLGYRFEVAHRDQMVFLALPPDGVRHDAQGERLRKDETLVLLALRLAYEEGLRDHRVSTDGTVECTTDDIADAIRSAARTEPPDEARLIEILRLFARKGALRLGERDRAERVTPLMVMPGITVLSPDAWMDQVRAWASAGKGRGV, encoded by the coding sequence ATGCTCGAACCCTTCCGCGCGATCCTCGACGGCGAGGAGATGCCCCCGCCCGGCAGCGCCGCGCCGAGCGAGGAGGAGCTGACCCGTGCGCTTCAGGTGATGCTGAAGAGCCAGTGCATCTACGCCGCGACCACCGGCATCGGCCGTTCCTACGAACTCGCCCGGCACTACGCGCCGTTCTTCCGCGACTACTTCGCCTGCCTCGGCTACCGCTTCGAGGTCGCCCACCGCGATCAGATGGTGTTTCTCGCCCTGCCGCCGGACGGCGTGCGCCACGATGCGCAGGGCGAGCGCCTGCGCAAGGACGAGACACTGGTGCTGCTGGCACTCCGGCTCGCCTACGAGGAGGGCCTGCGCGATCACCGGGTCTCCACCGACGGCACGGTGGAATGCACCACTGACGACATCGCCGACGCGATCCGCTCTGCTGCCCGCACCGAGCCCCCGGACGAGGCGCGCCTGATCGAGATCCTGCGCCTGTTCGCCCGCAAGGGCGCCCTGCGGCTGGGCGAGCGCGACCGGGCCGAGCGGGTCACCCCGCTGATGGTGATGCCGGGCATCACCGTGCTCTCGCCGGATGCCTGGATGGATCAGGTCCGCGCCTGGGCCTCCGCCGGGAAGGGAAGGGGCGTCTGA
- a CDS encoding protein of unknown function (Evidence 5 : Unknown function), whose product MVRTDLVEILSIFEGLDPHLDAVAEVVARLERRISAALRYRDPRDSARIERAAAALRAVGAGEDDLAGLPLPQISLLRPPIGPPQLTNPRMPRRIIEYEPLPEIDIDPAIEAFIAAKDEFRRRITVTPERIVAYLDARLAQVKALRGSDIQVDDVDAFVVFQRLREIDVLFDGVLRSRYRVARIEGRVSNGWLDCPDFMIERIPPPRCPARSRQSRLNGQPDARTLPRDPRRRGDAPARQRRAERGGADPCASGDAEEPVHLRRDHRHRPFLRTRPALRAVLPRLLRLPRLPLRGRPPRSDGVSRPAAGRRAPRCAGRAPAQGRDTGAAGTPARLRGGPARSPGLHRRHGGMHH is encoded by the coding sequence ATGGTGCGCACCGATCTCGTTGAAATCCTCTCGATCTTCGAGGGCCTCGACCCGCATCTCGATGCGGTGGCCGAGGTGGTCGCCCGGCTGGAGCGGCGCATCTCGGCCGCGCTCCGCTACCGCGACCCGCGCGACTCGGCCCGGATCGAGCGGGCGGCGGCGGCGCTCCGCGCGGTCGGCGCGGGCGAGGACGACCTCGCCGGCCTGCCCTTGCCGCAGATCTCGCTGTTGCGCCCGCCGATCGGCCCGCCGCAGCTCACGAATCCGCGCATGCCGCGCCGGATCATCGAGTACGAGCCGCTGCCGGAGATCGACATCGATCCGGCGATCGAGGCGTTCATCGCCGCCAAGGACGAATTCCGCCGCCGCATCACCGTGACGCCGGAGCGCATCGTCGCCTATCTCGACGCCCGGCTCGCTCAGGTGAAGGCCCTGCGCGGCTCGGACATCCAGGTCGATGACGTCGATGCCTTCGTCGTCTTCCAGCGCCTGCGCGAGATCGACGTGCTGTTCGACGGCGTCCTGCGCAGCCGCTACCGCGTCGCCCGGATCGAGGGCCGCGTCTCCAACGGCTGGCTCGACTGTCCGGACTTCATGATCGAGCGCATACCGCCCCCCCGCTGCCCGGCGCGGAGCCGGCAAAGCAGGCTGAACGGACAACCCGATGCTCGAACCCTTCCGCGCGATCCTCGACGGCGAGGAGATGCCCCCGCCCGGCAGCGCCGCGCCGAGCGAGGAGGAGCTGACCCGTGCGCTTCAGGTGATGCTGAAGAGCCAGTGCATCTACGCCGCGACCACCGGCATCGGCCGTTCCTACGAACTCGCCCGGCACTACGCGCCGTTCTTCCGCGACTACTTCGCCTGCCTCGGCTACCGCTTCGAGGTCGCCCACCGCGATCAGATGGTGTTTCTCGCCCTGCCGCCGGACGGCGTGCGCCACGATGCGCAGGGCGAGCGCCTGCGCAAGGACGAGACACTGGTGCTGCTGGCACTCCGGCTCGCCTACGAGGAGGGCCTGCGCGATCACCGGGTCTCCACCGACGGCACGGTGGAATGCACCACTGA
- a CDS encoding conserved protein of unknown function (Evidence 4 : Unknown function but conserved in other organisms): MLFTHLADDLFRPLASPSRAFNAALLLHLHARVFGDAAEPLRKSELLAAIGDFSAGWSQAEIADDEATPVDPIERRSAVFRRLIEAGWLVERRERYVPVVDFDPDARLLIEELARIERGETRSYGGAVLEVLSALESAIASPADRSEALRNAAKASRTFLGHLRGLAGAMRKLEERILREPDLSAAFRLYFEEFVERHLVSDYRTLHTRFNPFRFRSGIVREAGRALRDPLTLRALADGNLREGPRRRHHGSRADGAHRSR; encoded by the coding sequence ATGCTGTTTACTCATCTCGCCGACGACCTCTTCCGACCGCTCGCCTCGCCGAGCCGCGCCTTCAACGCGGCCCTGCTGCTGCACCTGCATGCCCGCGTGTTCGGCGATGCCGCCGAGCCGCTGCGCAAGAGCGAGTTGCTGGCCGCCATCGGCGATTTCTCCGCCGGCTGGAGCCAGGCCGAGATTGCCGACGACGAGGCGACGCCGGTCGATCCGATCGAGCGGCGCTCGGCGGTGTTCCGGCGGCTGATCGAGGCGGGCTGGCTGGTGGAGCGGCGCGAGCGCTACGTGCCGGTGGTCGATTTCGACCCCGACGCGCGGCTGCTGATCGAGGAACTGGCCCGGATCGAGCGCGGCGAGACCCGCTCCTACGGCGGCGCGGTGCTCGAAGTCCTGAGCGCGCTGGAGAGCGCCATCGCCAGCCCCGCCGACCGCTCTGAGGCGCTGCGCAACGCGGCGAAAGCCTCGCGCACCTTCCTCGGCCACCTGCGCGGCCTGGCCGGTGCCATGCGCAAGCTCGAAGAGCGCATCCTGCGCGAGCCCGATCTCAGCGCGGCCTTCCGGCTCTATTTCGAGGAGTTCGTCGAGCGTCACCTCGTCTCCGACTACCGGACGCTGCACACCCGCTTCAACCCGTTCCGCTTCCGCTCCGGCATCGTGCGTGAGGCCGGGCGCGCCCTGCGCGATCCGCTGACGCTCAGGGCGCTGGCCGACGGCAACCTGCGCGAGGGGCCGCGCCGCCGACATCACGGCAGCCGAGCGGATGGTGCGCACCGATCTCGTTGA
- a CDS encoding putative haloacid dehalogenase family hydrolase (Evidence 3 : Putative function from multiple computational evidences; Product type e : enzyme), with translation MRIETVFLFDLDGTLVDSVYQHVLAWKEALDAEGIPLSVWRIHRKIGLSGGLFTNQLLRETGLAIDPDRIDRLRRLHAEAYGRLSKGVVPLPGARELLATLTENRIPWAIATSGRMETAGHNLVALGVDPEQVPVVTRDLVKYAKPDPDLFLAAAARLNAPIEHAVIVGDSIWDMLAARRCRGLGVGLLSGGYGTEELERSGAVRVYDDPAMLLEHLDEVGGRR, from the coding sequence ATGCGCATCGAAACTGTCTTCCTGTTCGATCTCGACGGCACGCTGGTCGACAGCGTCTACCAGCACGTGCTCGCCTGGAAGGAGGCGCTCGACGCGGAAGGGATTCCGCTCTCGGTCTGGCGCATCCACCGCAAGATCGGGCTGAGCGGGGGCCTGTTCACCAACCAGCTCCTGCGCGAGACCGGGCTCGCCATCGATCCGGATCGGATCGACCGGCTGCGGCGGTTGCACGCGGAGGCCTATGGCCGGCTGTCGAAGGGCGTGGTGCCGCTGCCGGGCGCCAGGGAACTGCTCGCCACGCTGACCGAGAACCGCATCCCCTGGGCCATCGCCACCAGCGGGCGGATGGAGACCGCCGGCCACAACCTCGTGGCGCTCGGCGTCGATCCCGAACAGGTGCCGGTGGTGACGCGGGACCTCGTGAAATACGCCAAGCCCGATCCGGATCTGTTCCTCGCCGCCGCCGCGCGGCTGAACGCGCCCATCGAGCACGCGGTGATCGTCGGCGATTCGATCTGGGACATGCTGGCGGCCCGGCGCTGCCGCGGGCTCGGGGTCGGCCTGCTCTCGGGTGGATACGGCACCGAAGAGCTGGAACGCTCCGGCGCGGTCAGGGTCTACGACGACCCCGCGATGCTTCTGGAACACCTCGACGAAGTCGGAGGCCGACGCTGA
- a CDS encoding conserved protein of unknown function (Evidence 4 : Unknown function but conserved in other organisms), which produces MKKLAILSAVAVLGVGALSSTDAEARWRGRGGGGGAIAAGVIGGLAAGALVGAAASNAYGYGGYGDGYGYGGGYGYARPVAGYGYGYARPAYGYGYRNVGYYDGGYYAPRRAYGGYSWGGPAYDYGYGW; this is translated from the coding sequence ATGAAGAAGCTTGCGATTCTGTCCGCCGTGGCCGTCCTCGGCGTCGGCGCCCTGTCCTCCACCGATGCCGAGGCCCGCTGGCGCGGTCGTGGCGGCGGCGGTGGCGCGATCGCGGCCGGCGTCATCGGCGGACTCGCGGCCGGCGCGCTCGTCGGTGCGGCCGCCTCGAATGCCTACGGCTACGGCGGCTATGGTGATGGCTACGGTTACGGCGGTGGCTACGGCTATGCCCGCCCGGTCGCCGGTTACGGGTATGGCTATGCCCGTCCCGCCTACGGCTACGGCTACCGCAACGTCGGCTATTACGATGGCGGCTACTACGCGCCGCGTCGTGCCTACGGTGGCTATTCCTGGGGCGGCCCGGCCTACGATTACGGCTACGGCTGGTAA
- a CDS encoding putative carbon-carbon lyase, HpcH/HpaI aldolase/citrate lyase family (Evidence 3 : Putative function from multiple computational evidences; Product type e : enzyme), which produces MSDLRLRRSVLYMPGSNQRALDKAKTLPADSLILDLEDAVSMEEKELARDQVCAAVKGGGYGHRELVIRVNAPQTPWGDGDLRAAIQAKPDAILMPKVSSPAVLESVADALEALDAPDSIAVWAMIETPAAILNIHEIAKARRDRRNRLTGFVLGTNDLAKDTWAQLVRGRVPMLPWMMLTLAAARAEGLIVLDGVWNDIADPEGCREECRQARDLGFDGKTLIHPNQLEPANTSFAPTEEEVRRARLVIEAFNLPENAKRAAIKVEGRMYERQHIGVARRAVVWSETIAARDAAA; this is translated from the coding sequence ATGTCCGATTTGCGGTTGCGCCGCAGTGTTCTCTACATGCCGGGATCGAACCAGCGGGCGCTCGATAAAGCGAAGACGCTGCCCGCCGACTCGCTGATCCTGGATCTCGAGGACGCCGTCTCCATGGAGGAGAAGGAGCTGGCCCGCGATCAGGTCTGCGCCGCGGTGAAGGGTGGCGGCTACGGCCATCGCGAACTCGTGATCCGGGTGAACGCCCCTCAGACGCCCTGGGGCGATGGCGACCTGCGCGCGGCGATCCAGGCCAAGCCCGACGCGATCCTGATGCCGAAGGTGTCCTCGCCCGCGGTGCTGGAAAGCGTGGCCGATGCGCTGGAGGCGCTCGACGCCCCCGATTCCATCGCCGTCTGGGCGATGATCGAGACCCCGGCCGCGATCCTCAACATCCACGAGATCGCCAAGGCGCGCCGCGACCGTCGCAACCGGCTCACCGGTTTCGTGCTCGGCACCAACGATCTGGCCAAGGACACCTGGGCGCAGCTGGTGCGCGGGCGCGTGCCGATGCTGCCCTGGATGATGCTGACCCTGGCCGCGGCCCGCGCCGAGGGGCTGATCGTCCTCGACGGCGTGTGGAACGACATCGCCGATCCTGAGGGTTGCCGCGAGGAGTGCCGGCAGGCGCGCGACCTCGGCTTCGACGGCAAGACTCTGATCCATCCGAATCAGCTCGAGCCCGCCAACACCTCCTTCGCTCCGACGGAGGAGGAGGTGCGCCGTGCCCGCCTCGTGATCGAGGCCTTCAACCTGCCGGAAAACGCCAAGCGCGCGGCGATCAAGGTCGAGGGCCGCATGTACGAGCGCCAGCATATCGGCGTGGCCCGCCGCGCCGTGGTCTGGTCCGAGACCATCGCCGCCCGCGACGCCGCTGCCTGA
- a CDS encoding protein of unknown function (Evidence 5 : Unknown function) — protein sequence MSRLLAGAGEGPGAPLPTLI from the coding sequence ATGTCTCGTCTCCTCGCAGGGGCCGGTGAGGGGCCCGGTGCGCCGCTCCCCACCCTCATTTGA
- a CDS encoding protein of unknown function (Evidence 5 : Unknown function) yields MRGPVRRSPPSFECIIRTIPIGWKRPEAKLFNRERPVTARGRNFALRRSRPDLGSRPTRLNHLSASLPRGDDASSRRVPCP; encoded by the coding sequence GTGAGGGGCCCGGTGCGCCGCTCCCCACCCTCATTTGAATGCATAATACGAACAATCCCGATCGGTTGGAAGCGGCCGGAAGCGAAGCTATTTAACCGCGAGCGCCCGGTCACCGCCAGAGGGCGCAACTTCGCCTTGCGGCGCAGCCGTCCGGATCTCGGATCTCGGCCGACGCGCCTGAACCATCTTTCGGCCTCGCTCCCCCGTGGGGACGACGCTTCATCCAGGAGAGTCCCATGCCCTTGA
- a CDS encoding 4-oxalocrotonate tautomerase (Evidence 2b : Function from indirect experimental evidences (e.g. phenotypes); Product type e : enzyme): MPLMRFDLIEGRSDAELKALLDAAHEAMLEAFQVPPGDRYQIVTEHKPSRMIVEDTGLDIPRTRNVVVVQMITRPRGREKKELFYRLLTEKLQAACGIAPADVMVSTVENTDEDWSFGHGRAQFLTGEL, from the coding sequence ATGCCCTTGATGCGTTTCGACCTGATCGAGGGCCGCAGCGACGCGGAACTGAAGGCGCTTCTCGACGCCGCGCACGAGGCGATGCTCGAAGCCTTTCAGGTGCCGCCGGGCGACCGCTACCAGATCGTGACCGAGCACAAGCCCTCGCGGATGATCGTGGAGGATACCGGCCTCGACATCCCCCGCACGCGGAATGTGGTCGTGGTGCAGATGATCACCCGGCCGCGCGGGCGCGAGAAGAAGGAGCTGTTCTACCGGCTGCTGACCGAGAAGTTGCAGGCCGCCTGCGGCATCGCCCCCGCCGACGTGATGGTCTCGACGGTGGAGAACACCGACGAGGATTGGTCGTTCGGGCACGGTCGGGCGCAGTTCCTCACCGGGGAATTGTGA
- the phnR gene encoding transcriptional activator, LysR family (Evidence 2b : Function from indirect experimental evidences (e.g. phenotypes); Product type r : regulator) has protein sequence MRRLPPLHALQVFEVAARAGSYAQAGLELGLTHGAVSRQIAALETWLGQRLFVRVGRRMVATPAARVFAEEISLSFDRLTAAAEACGRPQAPRVLRVSAPATFAMRWLIPRLDDFHAVRPGTEVRVTTTTTLQDALRGGFDLAIRRGPEPWPQHRAVPFLTETDTLVASAALLQDKPLATLRDLDGHILLGTETRPGDWSDWLTVAAVTLPGGVRRRVFDHFFVTLQALEDGAGLGIGPFPVLDRMVAAGRLVAPFPDIRVGRAAYFALTPFDADKSPALTALIDWLVAEGVRPGLTIPR, from the coding sequence ATGCGCCGGCTACCGCCGCTGCACGCGTTGCAGGTGTTCGAAGTCGCGGCCAGGGCCGGCAGCTACGCGCAGGCCGGGCTCGAACTCGGGCTGACCCACGGCGCGGTGAGCCGGCAAATCGCCGCCCTGGAGACCTGGCTCGGCCAAAGGCTGTTCGTGCGGGTTGGCCGACGGATGGTGGCGACCCCGGCAGCGCGCGTCTTCGCCGAGGAGATCAGCCTGTCCTTCGACCGGCTCACGGCGGCAGCCGAAGCGTGCGGACGGCCCCAGGCGCCGCGCGTCCTGCGGGTCAGCGCGCCTGCGACCTTCGCGATGCGCTGGCTGATCCCGCGCCTCGACGACTTCCATGCGGTTCGTCCCGGCACGGAGGTCAGGGTCACCACCACGACGACCTTGCAGGATGCGCTGCGCGGCGGGTTCGACCTTGCGATCCGGCGCGGCCCCGAGCCCTGGCCACAGCACCGCGCCGTGCCCTTCCTGACGGAGACCGACACGCTGGTGGCAAGCGCCGCTTTGCTACAGGACAAACCGCTCGCGACGTTGCGCGACCTCGACGGTCACATCCTCCTCGGCACCGAGACTCGGCCGGGGGATTGGAGCGACTGGCTCACGGTCGCCGCGGTGACGCTCCCCGGCGGCGTGCGCCGCCGGGTCTTCGACCACTTCTTCGTGACCTTGCAGGCGCTTGAGGACGGCGCGGGTCTCGGCATCGGGCCGTTTCCCGTGCTCGACCGGATGGTCGCCGCGGGCCGGCTCGTGGCGCCTTTTCCGGACATCCGGGTCGGGCGCGCCGCCTACTTCGCCCTGACGCCGTTCGATGCCGACAAGTCGCCCGCGCTTACCGCGCTCATCGACTGGCTCGTAGCGGAGGGTGTGCGGCCGGGGCTCACAATTCCCCGGTGA
- a CDS encoding protein of unknown function (Evidence 5 : Unknown function) → MQGVGEAGSAEAAPLEVEARAIRPLECIESNGLAHTKISGCDCAAILDL, encoded by the coding sequence GTGCAGGGCGTGGGCGAGGCAGGCTCCGCCGAGGCTGCGCCGCTTGAGGTCGAGGCACGCGCGATCCGCCCGCTGGAATGCATCGAGTCGAACGGCTTGGCTCACACGAAAATCTCCGGCTGCGATTGCGCGGCGATCCTAGACTTGTGA
- a CDS encoding conserved protein of unknown function; putative membrane protein (Evidence 4 : Unknown function but conserved in other organisms), producing MSQAVRLDAFQRADRACLDLKRRSLGGACLAHALHDGYTDLLYVLLPVWQAEFSLGYAGLAVLRSLYYATMGGLQIPADRLAARWPIRMSLAVSTLVAAAGFGAMALSGSLFGLCAGLVLAGIGASLQHPRASLLVAQAYGGAARGPLGIYNFAGDLGKAVFPVVVALLLGVMAWRPVAGLMAAVGLAAALALVFVLPRGSLAAAPPRSGGSGGEGRGFSLLMTIGAFDTATRMGTLLFLPFLLEAKGGTGTTTGLALALVFSGGAFGKAVCGWLGERLGIVPCVVATETATAVGVAALLVLPLGPTLALLPLLGLVLNGTSSVLYGTVPDLAPRGDVGRAFALFYTAVIGSGGLAPIAYGALGDRAGPAVGLLAAAATALAIVPLVLRLRRPLAASGQA from the coding sequence GTGAGCCAAGCCGTTCGACTCGATGCATTCCAGCGGGCGGATCGCGCGTGCCTCGACCTCAAGCGGCGCAGCCTCGGCGGAGCCTGCCTCGCCCACGCCCTGCACGACGGCTACACCGACCTGCTCTACGTGCTGCTGCCGGTCTGGCAGGCGGAGTTCAGCCTCGGCTATGCCGGGCTCGCCGTCCTGCGCAGCCTCTACTACGCGACCATGGGCGGGTTGCAGATCCCCGCGGACCGGCTGGCGGCGCGCTGGCCGATCCGCATGAGCCTCGCCGTCTCGACCCTCGTCGCCGCCGCGGGCTTCGGTGCGATGGCACTGAGCGGCAGCCTATTCGGGCTCTGCGCCGGTCTGGTGCTCGCCGGGATCGGTGCGAGCCTCCAGCATCCCCGCGCCTCGCTCCTCGTCGCGCAGGCCTATGGAGGCGCCGCGCGCGGGCCGCTCGGGATCTACAATTTCGCCGGCGATCTCGGAAAGGCGGTGTTTCCGGTCGTCGTCGCGCTTCTGCTCGGGGTGATGGCGTGGCGGCCGGTCGCCGGGCTGATGGCGGCGGTCGGCCTCGCCGCGGCGCTGGCGCTGGTCTTCGTCCTGCCGCGGGGATCGCTGGCCGCTGCGCCCCCGCGCTCCGGCGGGAGCGGCGGCGAGGGCCGGGGCTTCTCCCTCCTGATGACAATCGGCGCCTTTGACACCGCCACGCGGATGGGCACGCTGCTGTTCCTGCCCTTCCTGCTGGAGGCGAAGGGCGGCACGGGCACGACCACCGGGCTCGCCCTCGCCCTGGTGTTTTCCGGCGGCGCCTTCGGCAAGGCGGTGTGCGGCTGGCTCGGCGAGCGGCTCGGTATCGTGCCGTGCGTCGTCGCGACCGAGACGGCCACCGCCGTGGGGGTCGCCGCGCTCCTCGTCCTGCCGCTCGGGCCGACCCTGGCCCTGCTGCCGCTCCTCGGCCTCGTCCTCAACGGCACCTCCTCCGTGCTCTACGGGACGGTGCCGGATCTCGCGCCGCGGGGGGATGTCGGCCGGGCGTTCGCGCTGTTCTACACCGCGGTGATCGGATCGGGTGGCCTCGCGCCGATCGCCTACGGGGCGCTGGGCGACAGGGCCGGGCCCGCCGTCGGTCTGCTGGCCGCCGCCGCCACGGCGCTCGCCATCGTTCCGCTGGTCCTTCGATTGCGCCGGCCGCTCGCGGCCAGCGGCCAGGCTTGA